A portion of the Pseudomonas protegens CHA0 genome contains these proteins:
- a CDS encoding response regulator — MKLLVVEDEALLRHHLQTRLTDSGHVVESVANAEEALYQTEQFNHDLAVIDLGLPGMGGLDLIRQLRNRGKTFPILILTARGNWQDKVEGLAAGADDYVVKPFQFEELDARLNALLRRSSGFTQSTIIAGPLLLDLNRKQASLDEQPLALTAYEYRILEYLMRHHQQVVAKDRLMEQLYPDDDERDPNVIEVLVGRLRRKLEGPSGFKPIDTVRGLGYLFNERCR; from the coding sequence ATGAAGTTGCTGGTCGTCGAAGATGAGGCGCTGTTGCGTCATCATTTGCAAACCCGCCTCACCGACAGCGGTCATGTCGTCGAGTCCGTGGCCAACGCCGAGGAGGCGCTGTATCAGACCGAGCAGTTCAACCACGATCTGGCGGTGATCGACCTGGGCCTGCCCGGCATGGGCGGGCTGGACCTGATCCGCCAGTTGCGCAACCGTGGCAAGACGTTCCCGATCCTCATCCTCACGGCCCGTGGCAACTGGCAGGACAAGGTCGAGGGCCTGGCGGCCGGTGCGGACGACTATGTGGTCAAGCCATTCCAGTTCGAAGAGCTGGATGCGCGCCTGAATGCGCTGCTGCGGCGCTCCAGTGGCTTTACCCAGTCCACCATCATTGCCGGGCCGCTGCTGCTGGACCTGAATCGCAAGCAGGCCTCCCTGGATGAGCAGCCCCTGGCCCTGACGGCCTATGAGTACCGGATTCTCGAATACCTGATGCGTCATCATCAGCAAGTGGTGGCCAAGGACCGGCTCATGGAGCAGTTGTACCCGGACGACGACGAGCGCGATCCGAATGTCATCGAAGTGCTGGTGGGCCGCTTGCGGCGCAAGCTTGAGGGGCCGTCGGGCTTCAAGCCGATCGATACGGTGCGTGGCCTGGGCTACCTGTTCAACGAGCGTTGCCGATGA
- a CDS encoding outer membrane beta-barrel protein, which produces MTSLKKLFLAFTVFGASAAAQAADSNFVGLSFGQTSDKINKSSQLNSNLGHPNADGVIGKDNTWGIRAGQQNDQGRYYATYDYVSGSHNGIKLRQQNLLGSYDMFLPVTSSTKLFGGGTAGLTKLTQESPGFSRDSDIGYAVGVQAGVLQQVSQNTSVELGYRYLRSNAGTEMSERGGSKQGSLSLTSSAQTYLSANYAF; this is translated from the coding sequence ATGACTTCATTGAAAAAACTGTTCCTGGCCTTTACCGTCTTCGGCGCCAGCGCCGCTGCCCAAGCCGCTGACAGCAACTTCGTTGGGTTGTCCTTCGGCCAGACCAGCGACAAGATCAACAAGTCCAGCCAGCTCAACAGCAACCTGGGCCACCCGAACGCCGATGGCGTGATCGGCAAGGACAACACCTGGGGCATACGCGCCGGTCAACAGAATGACCAGGGTCGTTACTACGCTACCTACGATTATGTGTCTGGCTCCCACAACGGCATTAAACTGCGCCAGCAGAACCTGCTGGGCAGCTACGATATGTTCCTGCCGGTGACCAGCAGCACCAAACTCTTTGGCGGCGGCACGGCCGGCCTGACCAAGCTGACTCAGGAGTCTCCGGGCTTCAGCCGTGACAGCGACATTGGTTACGCGGTGGGCGTACAGGCCGGCGTCCTGCAACAGGTTTCACAGAACACCTCGGTGGAGCTCGGCTACCGTTACCTGCGCAGCAATGCCGGGACCGAGATGAGCGAGCGCGGTGGCAGCAAGCAGGGTTCGCTGAGCCTTACCAGCAGCGCCCAGACCTACCTGTCGGCCAACTACGCTTTCTGA
- a CDS encoding dienelactone hydrolase family protein, translating into MRMLVALVLLTLGSLSQAAIKTQEIPYRSTDGTQLIGYYAYDDALQGPRPGIVVVHEWWGLNDYAKRRARDLAALGYSALAIDMYGQGKHTEHPADAMAFMQAALKDSTAASARFNAGLELLKQQPQTDPQKLAAIGYCFGGKIVLDAARQGLPLAGVVSFHGALATATPATPGSVKAKILVEHGAQDSMVTADNVTTFKTEMDKAGADYRFVSLEGAKHGFSNPDADRLSHGEHGGPDIGYNKAADERSWADMQAFFKKLFG; encoded by the coding sequence ATGCGCATGCTCGTCGCATTGGTCCTGTTAACCCTCGGCAGCCTCAGCCAGGCCGCCATCAAGACTCAGGAAATTCCCTATCGCAGCACCGACGGCACTCAGTTGATCGGCTACTACGCCTACGACGACGCCCTACAGGGCCCGCGCCCGGGCATCGTGGTGGTGCATGAATGGTGGGGCCTCAACGACTACGCCAAGCGCCGGGCCCGGGACCTTGCCGCCCTTGGCTACAGTGCCCTGGCCATCGACATGTACGGCCAGGGCAAGCACACCGAACACCCGGCGGACGCCATGGCCTTCATGCAGGCCGCGCTGAAGGACAGTACCGCTGCCAGTGCACGTTTCAACGCCGGCCTTGAGCTGTTGAAACAGCAACCGCAGACCGATCCGCAGAAACTCGCCGCCATCGGCTACTGCTTTGGCGGCAAGATTGTCCTGGACGCCGCGCGCCAGGGCCTGCCCCTGGCCGGCGTGGTGAGTTTCCACGGTGCCCTGGCCACCGCCACACCGGCTACCCCCGGCAGCGTCAAGGCCAAGATCCTGGTGGAACATGGGGCCCAGGACAGCATGGTGACGGCGGACAACGTCACCACCTTCAAAACGGAAATGGACAAGGCCGGCGCCGACTACCGCTTCGTCAGCCTGGAGGGAGCCAAGCATGGCTTCAGCAATCCCGATGCCGACCGCCTGAGCCATGGCGAACACGGCGGGCCGGACATCGGCTACAACAAGGCCGCCGATGAGCGTTCCTGGGCAGACATGCAGGCATTCTTCAAAAAACTGTTTGGCTAG